CAGATCCACTGGGTAGAGCGCGGCGTCTTTGCGCTGCACCTCCCCCCCAAGAAAAGCTGCGAGGGGACTCAGAGTCGCGGGCGCTCTTCGCTGGTGAGCGCGTAGATCAGGTGATCTTCCCAGCGCCCGTTGATCTGCAGGTACCGCTCAGACGTCCCTTCCAAGCGGAAACGCGCCTTGTCCAACACACGCCGGCTTGGGCGATTCGATGACATCACGGCAGCCTGCAAGCGGTGAAGCTCGGCGTCCTGAAACGCGAAGCGGATGAGGAGCTCCAGCGCTTCGCTAGCTAGACCCTGACCGCCCCGCTCGCGCACCGTCCAGTAACCAACGTAGGCGTTCTGAAACACACCCCTCACGATCTCACTCAGCGCGATGCGCCCCAGGATCGGCGCTGTTTGCTCGCGACCCGTGATCAAGAAGGTAAAACCGCGCCCCTGACGCCACTGCTTGCGCTGATTCGCGATGCTGCGCGTGAGTTCAACCGGTGCTGCCGGATTGGTTCCGCGCGGAGGAGCCGGGCTCCAGGGACGCAGGTGGGAGGCGTTCTGCTCGAGCACCCGAGACAGGCGCACAGCGTCGTTCTCCTTCGGGGGTCGGAGCACGATGCGTTCTCCCACGAGCCGTGTAGCGAGGCTGGGGATCCTATCCGCCATTTCCAGCTTCC
The sequence above is drawn from the Polyangiaceae bacterium genome and encodes:
- a CDS encoding GNAT family N-acetyltransferase; this encodes MADRIPSLATRLVGERIVLRPPKENDAVRLSRVLEQNASHLRPWSPAPPRGTNPAAPVELTRSIANQRKQWRQGRGFTFLITGREQTAPILGRIALSEIVRGVFQNAYVGYWTVRERGGQGLASEALELLIRFAFQDAELHRLQAAVMSSNRPSRRVLDKARFRLEGTSERYLQINGRWEDHLIYALTSEERPRL